In Candidatus Sedimenticola sp. (ex Thyasira tokunagai), the following proteins share a genomic window:
- a CDS encoding IS256 family transposase, with product MSEQFDFNKALAALQNGQDLTGKNGILTPLIKQLTEAALKAELESHLALDEASNRKNGSSRKTIKSTSGSFDLDTPRDRAGSFEPQLIKKHQTHLTDEIERKIISMFGLGMSYQDIASHVAELYGLSISNALISSVTDKLIPELKQWQQRPLESHYPFVWLDAIHYKVKEDGRYGSKAVYTVLGLNLEGKKEILGLYLSESEGANFWLSVLTDLSNRGIEDILIASVDGLKGFPEAINSIFPDTEVQLCVIHQIRNSMKYVASKNQKAFMADLKPVYKAVNKEAAEAALGELESRWGAQYPIVLKSWRSKWENLSVYFKYPADIRRVVYTTNAIEAVHRQFRKLTKTKGAFPNENSLMKLLYMGIQNASKKWTMPIQNWNLTLSQLSIYFEGRLDGVLDI from the coding sequence ATGTCTGAACAATTCGATTTCAATAAAGCCCTGGCTGCCTTGCAGAACGGTCAAGACCTGACTGGCAAGAATGGCATCCTTACTCCACTCATCAAGCAACTGACAGAAGCAGCTCTCAAGGCTGAACTGGAGTCACATCTCGCGCTTGATGAAGCATCAAATCGTAAGAACGGCTCCAGCAGGAAAACGATCAAGTCAACGTCAGGAAGCTTCGATCTGGACACCCCCAGAGACCGTGCAGGCTCCTTTGAGCCACAACTGATCAAGAAGCACCAGACCCACCTGACTGATGAGATTGAGCGCAAGATTATCTCCATGTTTGGCCTGGGAATGAGCTACCAGGATATCGCCTCACATGTTGCTGAACTCTACGGTCTGAGCATCTCCAACGCACTGATCAGCAGTGTAACTGACAAGCTCATCCCCGAGCTGAAGCAGTGGCAACAGCGCCCTCTGGAGAGCCATTACCCATTTGTCTGGCTGGATGCCATCCACTACAAGGTCAAAGAGGATGGACGCTATGGCAGCAAGGCCGTCTACACCGTGCTGGGCCTGAACCTGGAGGGCAAGAAGGAGATACTCGGCCTCTATCTCTCTGAAAGTGAAGGAGCTAACTTTTGGCTATCGGTACTGACTGATCTCAGTAATCGCGGTATAGAGGATATCCTGATTGCCTCTGTCGATGGACTGAAAGGCTTTCCAGAGGCCATTAACAGCATCTTTCCTGATACAGAGGTTCAGCTCTGCGTGATACACCAGATCCGCAACTCGATGAAGTACGTTGCCTCTAAGAATCAGAAAGCCTTTATGGCCGATCTAAAGCCCGTCTACAAGGCAGTGAACAAGGAGGCGGCAGAGGCGGCGCTGGGCGAGCTGGAGAGTCGCTGGGGCGCCCAGTACCCAATCGTACTCAAGTCGTGGCGCAGCAAGTGGGAAAATCTATCTGTCTACTTCAAATACCCTGCGGACATCCGTCGCGTGGTTTACACCACCAATGCCATTGAGGCTGTACATCGGCAGTTCCGTAAGCTGACCAAAACCAAGGGGGCCTTCCCGAATGAAAACAGCCTCATGAAGCTGCTCTATATGGGAATCCAGAATGCTTCAAAGAAATGGACCATGCCGATTCAGAACTGGAATTTGACTCTGTCCCAGTTGTCGATATATTTTGAAGGCCGGTTAGATGGCGTTTTGGATATTTAA
- the lysS gene encoding lysine--tRNA ligase yields MTDQIQDENKLIAQRREKLGQIRERGIAFPNDFRRNVVAGELHAEYGEKEPEELEALGVRVRIAGRMMSRRIMGKASFAHVQDMSGSIQLFVQRDSLPEGFYNQQFKKELDVGDIVGAEGQLFKTKTGELSVRCDEFRLLTKSLRPLPEKFHGLTDQEQRYRQRYLDLIMSETSRETFRVRTRAVQFIRSYLNGRDFMEVETPMMQAIPGGATARPFLTHHNALDMQLFLRIAPELYLKRLVVGGFERVYEINRNFRNEGLSTRHNPEFTMLEFYEAYADYHDLMNLTEDMLRKLAMEVVGSTLVSYQGEEYDFGKPFGRMTIKESILHFNSNISEEDLGDIDKARAIAEGLGIHLKDSYGLGKVQIEIFEKTVEHRLMNPTFITAYPTEVSPLARRNDDDPFVTDRFEFFVGGREIANGFSELNDAEDQAERFRQQVEEKEAGDDEAMHYDDDYVRALEHGMPPTAGEGIGIDRLVMLFTDAPSIRDVLLFPHMRPE; encoded by the coding sequence ATGACTGATCAAATCCAGGACGAGAACAAGCTCATAGCCCAGCGGCGCGAGAAACTGGGGCAGATTCGCGAACGTGGTATCGCCTTTCCCAACGATTTTCGCCGTAACGTGGTGGCGGGTGAACTTCATGCTGAGTATGGCGAGAAGGAACCTGAAGAATTGGAGGCGCTGGGTGTCCGGGTTCGGATTGCCGGCCGCATGATGAGCCGCCGTATCATGGGTAAGGCGAGCTTTGCTCATGTGCAGGATATGTCAGGCAGCATTCAGCTGTTTGTTCAGCGCGACTCTCTGCCTGAAGGGTTCTACAACCAGCAGTTCAAAAAAGAGCTGGATGTGGGTGATATTGTCGGTGCAGAAGGGCAGCTCTTTAAGACCAAGACCGGTGAGTTGTCGGTACGCTGTGATGAATTCCGGCTGCTGACCAAATCCCTGCGGCCGCTGCCTGAGAAGTTTCATGGCCTCACCGATCAGGAGCAACGTTATCGCCAGCGCTACCTCGATCTGATCATGAGTGAAACTTCACGGGAGACTTTTAGAGTTCGCACCCGCGCCGTGCAGTTTATTCGCAGCTACCTCAATGGCCGAGACTTCATGGAAGTGGAGACACCCATGATGCAGGCGATACCGGGCGGTGCCACAGCGAGGCCCTTCCTTACCCATCACAACGCCCTCGATATGCAGCTGTTTCTGCGTATTGCACCGGAGCTTTACCTGAAGCGCCTGGTAGTGGGTGGCTTTGAGCGGGTCTATGAAATCAACCGCAATTTTCGTAATGAAGGGCTCTCCACCCGGCATAATCCTGAGTTCACCATGCTCGAATTTTATGAGGCCTATGCTGACTACCACGATCTGATGAACCTGACTGAGGATATGCTGCGTAAACTAGCCATGGAGGTAGTGGGCAGTACGCTGGTCAGCTACCAGGGTGAAGAGTACGACTTCGGCAAACCGTTTGGTCGCATGACAATCAAAGAGTCAATTCTGCACTTTAACTCGAATATCAGTGAAGAGGATCTGGGTGATATAGATAAAGCGCGAGCTATCGCTGAGGGGCTGGGTATTCATCTAAAAGATAGCTATGGCCTTGGTAAGGTGCAGATCGAGATTTTCGAAAAGACAGTGGAGCATCGGTTGATGAATCCAACCTTCATCACTGCATACCCCACCGAGGTCTCCCCCCTGGCACGGCGTAACGATGATGATCCCTTTGTTACCGACCGCTTTGAGTTCTTTGTCGGTGGCCGCGAGATCGCCAATGGTTTCTCCGAGCTTAACGACGCCGAGGATCAGGCGGAACGTTTCAGACAGCAGGTGGAAGAGAAGGAAGCGGGTGACGATGAAGCGATGCACTACGACGATGATTATGTACGTGCATTGGAGCACGGGATGCCCCCGACAGCGGGTGAGGGCATAGGTATCGATCGCCTGGTGATGTTGTTCACCGATGCTCCATCAATCCGTGATGTGCTGCTCTTCCCACACATGCGGCCGGAGTAA
- the prfB gene encoding peptide chain release factor 2 (programmed frameshift), with protein sequence MQDLNPITNKISELQGRSQTLRGYLDYDEKQERLTEVLRELEDPGVWSEPDRAQALGRERAALETVVITLDELRDGLSDVGDLLEMAFEEEDEETVDALISDLEGYEVQVSELEFRRMFSGEMDPNNAFVDIQAGSGGTEAQDWSEMLLRMYLRWGEHRGFKTELMEVSAGDVAGIKSATIRFVGDYAFGWLRTEIGVHRLVRKSPFDSGNRRHTSFAAVFVSPEVDDSIEIDINPADLRIDVYRASGAGGQHVNKTESAVRITHKPTGAVVQCQSGRSQHKNKDQAMKQLKARLYELEMQKRNEGQQALEETKSDIGWGSQIRSYVLDQSRIKDLRTGVETGNTQAVLDGGLDLFIEASLKSGL encoded by the exons ATGCAGGATCTCAATCCGATCACCAACAAAATCAGTGAATTACAAGGGCGCTCCCAGACCTTGAGGGGGTACCTT GACTACGATGAGAAGCAGGAGCGTCTGACTGAGGTTTTGCGGGAACTGGAAGATCCCGGGGTGTGGAGTGAGCCTGACCGTGCTCAAGCCTTGGGCCGCGAACGTGCAGCACTGGAAACGGTGGTGATCACTCTGGATGAGTTGAGAGATGGTCTCTCCGATGTGGGCGATCTGCTGGAGATGGCCTTTGAAGAGGAAGATGAAGAGACTGTTGATGCGCTGATCTCAGATCTGGAGGGCTACGAGGTACAGGTGTCTGAGCTGGAATTCAGGCGTATGTTCTCGGGTGAGATGGACCCCAATAACGCCTTTGTCGATATCCAGGCGGGTTCCGGTGGCACCGAAGCTCAGGACTGGTCGGAGATGCTGCTGCGTATGTATTTGCGCTGGGGTGAGCATCGAGGATTTAAAACCGAGTTGATGGAGGTTTCTGCCGGTGATGTGGCGGGGATCAAGTCCGCTACTATTCGTTTTGTCGGCGATTATGCCTTTGGTTGGTTGAGAACCGAGATTGGTGTTCATCGACTGGTGAGGAAATCCCCCTTCGACTCGGGCAATCGTCGGCACACTTCGTTTGCCGCCGTGTTTGTCTCCCCGGAAGTCGATGACTCGATTGAGATCGATATCAATCCGGCTGATCTGCGCATCGACGTCTACAGAGCCAGCGGTGCGGGTGGACAGCATGTGAATAAGACCGAGTCAGCTGTGCGAATCACCCACAAGCCAACGGGTGCGGTGGTGCAGTGTCAGAGCGGCCGCTCCCAGCATAAGAACAAAGACCAGGCGATGAAGCAGCTCAAGGCAAGGCTCTATGAGCTGGAGATGCAGAAACGCAATGAGGGTCAGCAGGCACTGGAGGAGACCAAGTCAGATATAGGCTGGGGTAGTCAGATTCGCTCCTATGTACTGGATCAGTCCCGTATCAAGGATCTGAGAACCGGTGTCGAGACGGGTAACACCCAGGCGGTGCTTGATGGCGGGCTGGATCTGTTTATTGAGGCGAGCCTGAAAAGCGGACTGTAA
- a CDS encoding cyclic nucleotide-binding domain-containing protein, with amino-acid sequence MNLDLNKFRTLTPIHALYEESLQHLADNTHLQRYQKGEPLFQVGDQDNDAIFLMSGEIQLDDGERQQQIASGTDQALYALSNQKPRKHQATVLSESAVIASVDARLLGKLLAWGEFAETQLPGASVLDGGITTGPSVEESAWMMAMLQTNTFLKLPAANIQRLFTRMEEVTAKAGEVIIDMGEAGDYYYIIAQGRCRVTRPMDSGDAILAELESCDSFGEEALISDAPRNAKITMLTDGKLMRLSKEDFSDLMEAPLQKLIDLETATDLVHAGAVRIDVRMEDEFENSHVEGAINIPLHLLRSRCNEMDKSIEYIFCCETGQRSSAAAFLMNKLGFDAYLLQGGFPALGK; translated from the coding sequence ATGAATCTCGACCTTAATAAGTTTCGCACACTGACACCGATACACGCTCTCTACGAGGAGAGCCTGCAGCACTTGGCCGATAACACCCATTTACAACGCTACCAGAAGGGTGAACCGTTGTTCCAGGTGGGCGACCAGGATAACGATGCAATATTTCTTATGAGCGGTGAAATCCAGCTCGATGATGGTGAACGGCAGCAACAAATTGCTTCGGGCACAGACCAGGCCCTTTATGCTCTCTCGAACCAGAAACCGCGAAAACATCAGGCTACAGTGCTCTCCGAGAGTGCCGTTATAGCCAGTGTTGATGCGCGCCTACTGGGGAAACTACTGGCATGGGGGGAGTTTGCCGAGACACAGCTGCCTGGCGCTTCTGTTTTGGATGGGGGTATAACGACCGGTCCAAGCGTGGAAGAGAGCGCATGGATGATGGCGATGCTGCAGACAAACACCTTTTTGAAACTACCGGCGGCCAACATCCAGAGGCTTTTCACTCGTATGGAAGAGGTAACGGCCAAGGCCGGCGAGGTGATCATCGACATGGGTGAAGCTGGAGACTACTACTACATCATCGCTCAAGGGCGCTGTCGCGTCACTCGCCCTATGGATTCAGGCGATGCGATTCTTGCCGAACTGGAGAGCTGTGACAGTTTCGGTGAGGAGGCATTGATCTCAGATGCTCCTCGCAATGCGAAAATCACCATGCTGACAGATGGCAAGCTGATGCGTCTCTCAAAGGAGGATTTCTCAGACCTGATGGAAGCGCCGTTACAGAAGCTGATTGACCTGGAAACCGCCACTGACTTGGTGCATGCAGGAGCTGTCAGAATCGATGTCCGCATGGAAGATGAGTTTGAGAACAGTCATGTGGAGGGAGCAATCAACATTCCCCTGCATCTGCTGCGCTCCCGCTGCAATGAGATGGATAAATCTATTGAGTACATCTTCTGTTGTGAAACAGGCCAGCGCAGCTCAGCCGCCGCCTTTCTTATGAACAAGTTGGGATTTGATGCCTACCTTCTGCAGGGCGGCTTCCCGGCCTTGGGAAAATAG
- the tilS gene encoding tRNA lysidine(34) synthetase TilS: MAFSAAALYDLLEELPRPECYWVAYSGGRDSHVLLHAMAGLSDQLTTPLRAIHINHGLQSAADAWEAHCIATCKDLDIPLETVRLALSPIKGESLEALAREGRYRAISALIKDGELLLTAHHQDDQAETLLLQLLRGAGPAGLGSMPRVDTFGDGYRARPLLGFQRSELEAYAIEQRLSWVEDGSNLDLSFDRNYLRSEVFPLLQARWPGVARTLSRSAGHCAESHELIEAQATEDLKTVLGSKAGTLEIPRLLAFPMARIRALLRHWITHSGFFLPSTAKLNRIINEVINAGEDRSPLLRWSGAEVRRYRKQLYLMTPLVEVDAADVVVLEPDMRWRLSPGMGEFQLLAGEGGVDPRLLGGAKLQIRYHPLDGRLHIQGRAHSMSFKNFYQERGIPPWMRGRLPLLYAGEQLVAVADFCICHPFGISKSGSGVLPNWKLEAQC, encoded by the coding sequence ATGGCCTTCTCAGCGGCTGCCCTCTATGATCTCCTGGAAGAACTGCCCCGGCCCGAATGCTACTGGGTCGCCTATAGTGGTGGCCGTGACTCCCATGTGCTTCTCCACGCCATGGCAGGTCTGTCGGACCAGCTGACCACTCCCCTACGTGCCATCCATATTAATCATGGGCTACAGTCTGCTGCTGACGCCTGGGAGGCGCACTGCATCGCCACTTGTAAAGATCTTGATATCCCTCTAGAGACTGTTCGTTTGGCTCTCTCACCTATAAAAGGAGAGAGTCTGGAAGCCTTGGCTCGAGAGGGAAGATACCGGGCTATTAGCGCGCTGATCAAAGATGGTGAGCTTCTGTTGACCGCCCATCATCAGGACGACCAGGCCGAGACTCTCTTGTTGCAGCTTCTGCGGGGGGCAGGCCCTGCCGGGCTTGGGTCGATGCCGAGGGTTGACACGTTTGGTGACGGCTATCGAGCCAGACCGCTGCTGGGATTTCAGCGGAGTGAGCTGGAAGCTTATGCTATCGAGCAACGACTAAGTTGGGTGGAGGATGGCAGTAACCTTGACCTATCGTTTGATCGAAATTACCTAAGAAGCGAGGTATTTCCCCTGTTACAGGCCCGTTGGCCTGGTGTTGCACGTACTCTTTCACGTAGTGCCGGCCACTGTGCTGAGAGCCACGAGCTGATTGAGGCGCAGGCAACCGAGGATCTGAAAACTGTGTTGGGCTCAAAAGCGGGAACCCTTGAGATACCTCGCTTGTTGGCGTTCCCAATGGCAAGGATCAGGGCGCTTTTACGCCACTGGATAACCCACTCGGGTTTCTTCTTACCCAGTACGGCCAAGCTTAACCGCATTATCAACGAAGTAATCAATGCGGGTGAGGATAGGTCACCGTTGCTACGGTGGTCAGGAGCGGAAGTAAGGCGCTATCGTAAACAGCTTTATCTGATGACACCACTGGTGGAGGTTGATGCAGCCGATGTGGTGGTCCTAGAACCGGATATGAGATGGCGCTTGTCGCCGGGTATGGGTGAGTTTCAACTGCTGGCGGGAGAAGGGGGAGTTGATCCACGGTTACTTGGTGGTGCAAAGCTGCAGATCCGCTATCACCCCCTGGATGGGCGTCTTCACATCCAGGGAAGAGCCCACTCGATGAGCTTTAAAAATTTCTACCAGGAGAGAGGAATCCCTCCATGGATGCGTGGTCGTCTGCCGCTGCTCTACGCCGGTGAGCAGCTGGTAGCAGTGGCCGATTTTTGTATCTGCCACCCCTTTGGTATCAGTAAGAGTGGGAGTGGGGTGTTACCAAACTGGAAACTGGAAGCCCAGTGTTAG
- the accA gene encoding acetyl-CoA carboxylase carboxyl transferase subunit alpha produces MDLNFLEFEQPIAELEAKIEELRLVGDDNEINIQDEIVRLEGKSRSLTESIFSSLKPWQISQLARHPLRPYMFDYIEHIFDDFQELHGDRAYADDHAIVGGVARLDGRPVMLIGHQKGRDTKEKIHRNFGMPRPEGYRKALRLMETAERFKLPILTFIDTPGAYPGIGAEERGQSEAIAKNLMVMAGLKTPIVCTVMGEGGSGGALAIGVGDRVMMLEYSTYSVISPEGCATILWKSAEKASLAAEAMGITSDRLKELGLIDTIVPEPLGGAHRDIPTVARNLKHELLNTLEHLQATPIDKLLDERYQRLTGYGEFAG; encoded by the coding sequence ATGGACCTGAACTTCCTTGAATTTGAACAACCTATCGCCGAACTCGAGGCGAAAATCGAAGAGCTGCGCCTGGTTGGTGATGATAATGAGATCAACATCCAGGATGAGATCGTCCGCTTGGAGGGCAAGAGTCGCTCCTTGACCGAGTCGATATTTTCTTCCCTTAAACCATGGCAGATCTCACAGCTGGCGCGGCACCCGTTGCGTCCCTATATGTTTGATTATATTGAGCATATCTTTGATGATTTCCAGGAACTCCACGGTGACCGTGCCTATGCAGATGATCATGCCATCGTCGGCGGTGTCGCTCGTCTGGATGGCCGGCCGGTCATGCTGATAGGGCACCAGAAGGGCAGAGATACCAAGGAGAAAATTCACCGTAATTTTGGTATGCCCCGCCCGGAAGGCTATCGCAAGGCGCTTAGGCTGATGGAGACTGCAGAGCGTTTTAAGTTGCCGATCCTCACTTTCATTGATACCCCCGGTGCTTATCCAGGTATCGGTGCAGAAGAGCGTGGTCAGAGTGAAGCGATTGCAAAAAATCTGATGGTGATGGCCGGACTGAAAACACCTATTGTCTGTACAGTGATGGGCGAGGGCGGTTCTGGTGGTGCTCTGGCTATCGGGGTCGGTGATCGGGTGATGATGCTGGAGTACAGTACCTATTCTGTTATCTCTCCTGAAGGCTGTGCCACCATTCTTTGGAAGAGTGCCGAGAAGGCCTCTCTGGCGGCGGAAGCGATGGGCATAACCTCCGACCGTTTAAAAGAGCTGGGTTTGATCGATACCATCGTGCCGGAGCCACTGGGTGGTGCACATCGTGATATTCCGACCGTTGCCCGCAACTTGAAGCATGAACTGCTCAATACACTTGAGCATCTGCAGGCGACACCGATCGATAAGCTACTGGATGAGAGATACCAGCGCTTGACGGGCTACGGAGAGTTCGCCGGCTGA
- the dnaE gene encoding DNA polymerase III subunit alpha: MNPTFVHLRVHSEYSMVDGMVRVKPLVARVSELGMPAVAVTDQSNLFSLVKFYKASIGAGVKPISGTDIWIRDPLDANNPYRLLLLVQNADGYANLTRLVSRSYREGQHLGRAMVDREWLDEESCCGLIALSGGRAGDIGRALLSDNRDEAVELLAAWVGLFGDRFYLELHRTGREGEEDALHRSIELAIAHDVPVVATNDVHFLSPEDFEAHEVRVCIHEGRTLDDPRRPKNYSEQQYLRSPEEMAGLFSDIPEALENSIEIAKRCNIELTLGKNYLPDFPVPDGMTIETFFSEESRKGLELRLETILESTDQEYTAKRKIYDDRLQIELDVINQMGFPGYFLIVADFIQWAKDNDIPVGPGRGSGAGSIVAYALKITDLDPIEHDLLFERFLNPERVSMPDFDVDFCMDKRDLVIDYVARKYGRDSVSQIITYGSMAAKAVVRDVGRVLGHPYGFTDRVAKMVPFEIGMTLDKALKESEELAQAYAEEEEVTLLLNMAKKLEGLTRNAGKHAGGVVISPGLLTDFTPLYCEAGGENLVTQFDKDDVEQVGLVKFDFLGLRTLTIVDWALKTINRQRQADGQPAINIESISMEDEASFRLLKKCETTAIFQLESRGMKELVKKLQPDCFDDITALVALFRPGPLQSGMVDDFIARKHGLQEVVYPHPDLEPILSPTYGVILYQEQVMQIAQVLAGYSLGGADLLRRAMGKKKVEEMQKQGELFRKGAVERGVDEDTATYIFDLMEKFAGYGFNKSHSAAYALVSYQTMWLKAHYPAEFMAAVLSADMDTTEKVVTLIEECRSMELTVMPPHVNHSQFMFTVNGDDTVIYGLGAIKGVGESAIDSIIDTRPETTGYRDLFEFCRLIDLRRVNRRVLESLIRAGALDELGCNRATLMSQLPLALKMAEQYHASQAAGQNDLFGLADPDPVVSSDSQVIPAELEEWEDELRLQGEKETLGLYLTGHPIDRYIDEFPGLGITQIGNLSLESGGGEGKYRRRSNQRVMVAGLALSVSHRQTSRGKMGTLELDDRSGRIEVTLFSDAYEAYQELLVSDRILVVVGNLNYDEYRGGLSVRVDQVVEFENARLASAGCIKLEADWHLLEDMNYTPSMFTREFESLCSPYRDGHCELQISYQGREASGTLVCGEAWRVSPRDELLRRLERFLGVDRVKVIYSHRGRGSRDMDEATTA; encoded by the coding sequence ATGAATCCCACCTTTGTCCATCTCAGAGTCCACTCCGAATACTCCATGGTTGATGGCATGGTGCGTGTCAAGCCGTTGGTGGCAAGGGTGTCGGAGCTGGGCATGCCGGCGGTGGCTGTAACTGACCAGTCCAACCTTTTCTCTCTGGTCAAATTCTATAAAGCCTCCATTGGTGCCGGGGTAAAGCCGATTAGTGGCACTGATATCTGGATACGAGACCCTCTCGATGCCAATAACCCCTATCGACTGCTGCTACTGGTGCAGAATGCCGACGGCTATGCCAACCTCACGCGTCTTGTCTCCCGCAGTTACCGTGAAGGGCAGCATCTTGGCCGCGCCATGGTTGACCGGGAGTGGCTGGATGAGGAGAGTTGTTGTGGTTTGATTGCTCTCTCTGGAGGACGCGCGGGAGATATCGGCAGAGCGCTTCTCTCTGACAATAGGGATGAGGCGGTTGAACTATTAGCCGCTTGGGTCGGGTTGTTTGGTGACCGCTTCTATCTGGAGTTGCACCGCACAGGTAGAGAAGGGGAAGAGGATGCCCTTCACCGCAGTATTGAGCTGGCCATAGCCCATGATGTTCCTGTGGTTGCCACCAACGATGTCCATTTTCTGAGCCCTGAGGATTTCGAGGCCCATGAGGTACGTGTCTGTATCCATGAGGGGCGTACGCTTGATGACCCCAGACGCCCGAAAAACTACAGCGAGCAGCAGTATCTGAGAAGCCCCGAGGAGATGGCGGGGCTCTTCTCTGATATCCCCGAAGCGCTTGAAAACAGCATTGAAATTGCAAAACGCTGCAATATCGAATTGACCCTGGGCAAGAACTATCTGCCGGACTTCCCTGTGCCTGATGGGATGACCATTGAGACCTTTTTCTCTGAAGAGTCGCGTAAGGGTCTTGAATTACGTCTGGAGACTATCCTCGAAAGTACAGATCAGGAATATACCGCTAAGCGCAAGATCTATGATGACCGTCTCCAGATTGAGCTGGATGTGATCAACCAGATGGGTTTTCCCGGCTACTTTCTGATCGTGGCGGACTTTATCCAGTGGGCCAAGGACAATGATATTCCGGTGGGGCCGGGACGTGGCTCCGGTGCCGGCTCGATCGTCGCCTATGCACTCAAAATCACAGACCTCGATCCTATTGAGCACGATCTTCTGTTTGAGCGCTTCCTTAACCCCGAACGTGTCTCCATGCCCGACTTCGATGTTGACTTCTGCATGGATAAACGTGACCTGGTGATCGACTATGTAGCACGTAAATATGGCCGTGATTCAGTTTCCCAGATCATCACCTACGGTTCCATGGCTGCCAAGGCGGTGGTGCGTGACGTTGGACGGGTGCTGGGCCACCCCTATGGTTTTACCGACCGCGTCGCCAAGATGGTGCCATTCGAGATCGGTATGACTCTCGACAAGGCGCTGAAGGAGAGCGAAGAGCTGGCTCAGGCTTATGCCGAAGAGGAGGAGGTGACACTGCTTCTCAATATGGCGAAAAAGCTGGAGGGACTGACCCGAAACGCGGGTAAGCACGCAGGTGGCGTAGTGATCTCCCCCGGTCTTCTGACCGACTTTACCCCGCTCTATTGTGAAGCGGGGGGTGAAAATCTGGTTACCCAGTTTGACAAGGATGATGTCGAGCAGGTGGGGCTGGTCAAGTTTGACTTTCTTGGCCTGCGTACACTCACCATTGTCGACTGGGCGCTGAAGACGATTAACCGGCAGCGTCAGGCGGATGGTCAGCCGGCAATAAATATCGAAAGCATCTCTATGGAGGATGAAGCCTCTTTCCGATTGCTGAAAAAATGCGAGACCACCGCTATATTCCAGCTTGAGTCCCGCGGCATGAAGGAGCTGGTTAAGAAACTCCAGCCTGACTGCTTTGATGACATTACCGCACTGGTGGCTCTGTTTCGTCCCGGGCCCCTACAGTCGGGGATGGTGGATGATTTCATTGCCCGTAAGCATGGTCTCCAGGAGGTGGTCTATCCCCATCCGGACCTGGAGCCGATCCTCAGCCCCACCTACGGTGTCATTCTTTACCAGGAACAGGTGATGCAGATCGCCCAGGTGCTCGCCGGCTACTCTCTGGGTGGCGCCGATCTGCTGCGCCGCGCCATGGGTAAGAAAAAGGTAGAGGAGATGCAGAAGCAGGGCGAGCTCTTCCGCAAGGGAGCGGTGGAGCGCGGTGTTGATGAAGATACGGCGACCTACATCTTCGACCTGATGGAGAAGTTTGCCGGTTACGGCTTCAATAAGTCACACTCCGCTGCCTATGCGCTGGTCTCCTACCAGACGATGTGGCTTAAGGCTCACTACCCCGCCGAATTTATGGCGGCGGTACTTTCGGCAGATATGGATACCACTGAAAAGGTGGTTACTCTGATCGAGGAGTGTCGCAGCATGGAGCTGACGGTGATGCCGCCCCACGTCAATCACTCCCAATTTATGTTTACCGTCAACGGTGACGATACCGTAATTTATGGTCTCGGAGCCATCAAGGGAGTAGGTGAATCAGCCATTGATAGCATTATCGACACCCGCCCTGAAACGACCGGCTACCGGGATCTGTTTGAGTTCTGCCGTCTGATAGATTTGCGCAGGGTCAATCGCAGGGTGCTGGAATCCCTGATCCGTGCCGGTGCCCTTGATGAACTGGGCTGTAACCGTGCTACCTTGATGTCCCAGCTCCCTCTGGCGTTGAAAATGGCGGAGCAGTATCACGCTTCTCAGGCTGCGGGTCAGAACGATCTCTTTGGCTTGGCCGACCCGGACCCCGTGGTTAGCAGTGACTCGCAGGTAATTCCTGCTGAGCTGGAGGAGTGGGAGGATGAGCTTCGCTTACAGGGTGAGAAAGAGACCCTTGGACTCTATCTCACCGGGCATCCCATCGACCGTTATATCGACGAATTTCCCGGGCTTGGTATTACACAGATCGGTAACCTCTCTCTGGAGAGTGGAGGAGGTGAAGGGAAGTATCGACGACGCTCAAATCAGCGCGTGATGGTGGCGGGGTTGGCACTCTCTGTCAGTCATCGGCAGACTTCAAGGGGAAAAATGGGGACCCTGGAGCTGGATGATCGCAGTGGTCGAATCGAGGTGACACTTTTTTCCGATGCCTATGAGGCGTATCAGGAGCTGTTGGTCAGCGACCGTATTCTTGTGGTGGTGGGGAACCTCAACTACGACGAGTATCGTGGCGGTCTAAGCGTCCGGGTGGACCAAGTGGTGGAGTTTGAAAATGCCAGGCTTGCCAGTGCCGGTTGCATCAAGCTGGAGGCAGACTGGCATTTGCTGGAAGATATGAACTACACACCCTCGATGTTTACCAGAGAGTTTGAAAGCCTCTGTTCCCCCTATAGGGATGGGCACTGTGAACTCCAAATCAGCTACCAGGGGCGGGAAGCGAGTGGTACCTTGGTTTGCGGAGAAGCTTGGCGAGTGTCGCCAAGGGATGAACTCTTGCGAAGGTTGGAGCGGTTTTTAGGGGTTGATCGGGTAAAGGTGATCTACTCTCATCGAGGCCGTGGAAGCAGAGATATGGATGAGGCCACCACTGCTTGA